The Larus michahellis chromosome 2, bLarMic1.1, whole genome shotgun sequence genome window below encodes:
- the SNRNP48 gene encoding U11/U12 small nuclear ribonucleoprotein 48 kDa protein, which produces MAAPCAVWLGDPVERVPCPYDVHHRVPRASLERHAASCRLRKMGYSAEEEAEMYDSSFFYENLKVPSVAMDKDLQFHIVKQARAQSVKEGTGYSEGSYSLLPVEVPQNHKRFTCDLTQADRLALYDYVVEETKKQRSRSQITENDSDLFVDLAAKITQDDSQKGPKSHLEILAEMRDYKRRRQSYRAKNVHITKKSYTEVIRDVIGVHMEELSNHWQEENRLDNAEICEGGKSKFSGRKEDRRSASVDSRQSAGSCKDTERTRHRRETSRSPNKRKRSRERGKDRDSRRKRERDEDKYHSHKRRK; this is translated from the exons ATGGCGGCTCCCTGCGCGGTGTGGCTCGGGGACCCG GTGGAGCGGGTGCCGTGCCCCTACGACGTCCATCACCGCGTCCCCCGGGCGTCGCTGGAGAGGCATGCCGCGTCCTGCCGGCTCCGTAAGATGGGATACTCCGCCGAGGAGGAG GCGGAGATGTACGACTCCAGTTTTTTCTACGAAAACCTGAAGGTTCCCAGCGTGGCCATGG ATAAAGATCTACAGTTTCACATCGTTAAGCAAGCTAGAGCTCAAAGTGTGAAAGAAGGTACGGGCTACAGCGAAG GATCGTACTCGTTACTGCCTGTAGAAGTTCCTCAAAATCACAAGCGTTTCACCTGTGACCTGACTCAAGCTGATCGCCTTGCTCTTTATGATTACGTTGttgaggaaacaaagaaacagaggTCTAGATCCCAAATCACGGAAAATGACAGTGATCTCTTTGTGGATTTAGCAGCAAAAATCACCCAAG ATGATAGTCAGAAAGGTCCGAAGTCCCATCTTGAAATTCTGGCTGAAATGCGAGACTACAAAAGGCGGCGGCAGTCATACAGGGCTAAGAATGTTCATATAACAAAGAAGTCTTACACTGAG GTGATTCGGGATGTGATTGGTGTGCATATGGAAGAACTCAGCAATCACTGGCAGGAGGAAAATAGGTTGGATAATGCAGAGATATGTGAAGGAGGAAAGTCAAAATTTTCAGGAAG aaaggaagacaggCGGTCAGCTTCAGTGGACTCACGGCAGTCTGCAGGAAGCTGTAAGGATACTGAACGCACCAGACACAGGAGAGAGACCAGCAGGAGTCCAAATAAACGAAAAAGGAGTCGTGAAAGAGGCAAAGACAGAGATTCtcggagaaaaagagaaag ggATGAAGACAAGTATCACAGCCACAAAAGAAGAAAGTAG
- the ROPN1L gene encoding ropporin-1-like protein isoform X2, translated as MPLPETMFCAQQIKIPPELPDILKQFTIAAIRTQPRDVLQWAAAYFSALSKGEPLPVKERIEMPLATEKTDAGLTPGLLKILHKQLSPKGMVNVAELKEKWKHLCLPEEQLNAILQLGNFGEEVEWMKFLALGCSMLGKSLLSSMKQACEILTRDPEGGAARIPFETFSFLYSYLASIDGEIPEEKTESFLHGIKEQADQQSGMVLLRNFLTQTSTLF; from the exons ATGCCTCTTCCAGAAACCATGTTTTGTGCTCAGCAGATCAAAATCCCCCCTGAGCTACCTGATATTCTGAAGCAATTTACTATAGCTGCTATTAGGACTCAGCCTCGTGATGTTTTGCAGTGGGCGGCTGC GTATTTTTCAGCCTTGTCAAAAGGCGAGCCCCTTCCTGTGAAGGAGAGGATTGAAATGCCTTTAGCAACGGAGAAAACAGATGCTGGTTTGACTCCAGGACTCCTTAAAATCTTGCACAAACAG ctttctcCCAAAGGCATGGTGAATGTtgcagaactgaaggaaaaatggaagcacTTGTGcttgccagaggagcagctgaacGCTATCCTGCAGTTGGGCAACTTCGGTGAGGAAGTGGAATGGATGAAGTTTCTGGCACTTGGGTGCAGCATGCTTGGCAAG TCCTTACTGAGTTCAATGAAACAAGCCTGTGAAATCTTAACAAGGGACCCAGAAGGTGGAGCAGCCCGCATTCCCTTTGAAACTTTCTCGTTCCTTTACTCATATTTGGCCAGTATTGATGGAGAGATACCAGAAGAGAAAACTGAATCATTCCTCCATGGAATTAAAGAACAAGC TGACCAACAAAGTGGCATGGTGCTGCTCAGAAACTTTCTGACCCAGACCTCAACACTGTTTTGA
- the ROPN1L gene encoding ropporin-1-like protein isoform X1 gives MAIITEHKQTMPLPETMFCAQQIKIPPELPDILKQFTIAAIRTQPRDVLQWAAAYFSALSKGEPLPVKERIEMPLATEKTDAGLTPGLLKILHKQLSPKGMVNVAELKEKWKHLCLPEEQLNAILQLGNFGEEVEWMKFLALGCSMLGKSLLSSMKQACEILTRDPEGGAARIPFETFSFLYSYLASIDGEIPEEKTESFLHGIKEQADQQSGMVLLRNFLTQTSTLF, from the exons ATG GCCATTATAACCGAACACAAACAGACCATGCCTCTTCCAGAAACCATGTTTTGTGCTCAGCAGATCAAAATCCCCCCTGAGCTACCTGATATTCTGAAGCAATTTACTATAGCTGCTATTAGGACTCAGCCTCGTGATGTTTTGCAGTGGGCGGCTGC GTATTTTTCAGCCTTGTCAAAAGGCGAGCCCCTTCCTGTGAAGGAGAGGATTGAAATGCCTTTAGCAACGGAGAAAACAGATGCTGGTTTGACTCCAGGACTCCTTAAAATCTTGCACAAACAG ctttctcCCAAAGGCATGGTGAATGTtgcagaactgaaggaaaaatggaagcacTTGTGcttgccagaggagcagctgaacGCTATCCTGCAGTTGGGCAACTTCGGTGAGGAAGTGGAATGGATGAAGTTTCTGGCACTTGGGTGCAGCATGCTTGGCAAG TCCTTACTGAGTTCAATGAAACAAGCCTGTGAAATCTTAACAAGGGACCCAGAAGGTGGAGCAGCCCGCATTCCCTTTGAAACTTTCTCGTTCCTTTACTCATATTTGGCCAGTATTGATGGAGAGATACCAGAAGAGAAAACTGAATCATTCCTCCATGGAATTAAAGAACAAGC TGACCAACAAAGTGGCATGGTGCTGCTCAGAAACTTTCTGACCCAGACCTCAACACTGTTTTGA